The uncultured Roseibium sp. genome contains a region encoding:
- a CDS encoding efflux RND transporter periplasmic adaptor subunit — protein MARFLSFNILSRLMIPGVVLGALVGCQKQEEQAKAPPPAVSVAGIQEKTIRGSTTFIGQVAAIDKVSLVARVSGFLEDKAVQDGKKVKKDELIFKIEKDQYVAAVDQAKADLASAQADAALKAADLSRDKDLYQKGHISLAAFQSTQAKKAQSDASVQAAQAALDQAQLNLSYTDVSAPFDGLLGKTTYSVGEMVGPSSQPLATLIRVAPVYVNFAVSEAQYLNALKTHGISPDDIKPENSPNLSLILPNGDAFGESGKVVFIDNKVDPKTGTISFRGLFDNKDWTLLDGTFVNVVIEAQDEKKVLVVPQAAVQRDQRGSFVLVVNAQNTVEQRYVELGAQVDADFVVKKGLQSGEKVIVQGLQKVRPGVPVNASLASKPAE, from the coding sequence GTGGCACGTTTTCTATCGTTCAATATTTTAAGCCGTTTGATGATCCCCGGCGTGGTCCTTGGCGCATTGGTCGGTTGCCAGAAACAGGAAGAACAGGCCAAGGCGCCGCCGCCGGCTGTTAGCGTTGCCGGCATCCAGGAGAAAACCATTCGGGGTAGCACGACCTTCATCGGTCAGGTTGCCGCGATCGACAAGGTGTCCCTGGTCGCACGCGTAAGCGGATTTCTTGAAGACAAGGCTGTCCAGGATGGCAAAAAGGTCAAGAAGGACGAATTGATCTTCAAGATCGAGAAAGATCAGTATGTGGCCGCCGTCGATCAGGCCAAGGCCGACCTTGCCAGCGCGCAGGCCGATGCCGCGCTGAAGGCAGCGGATCTCAGCCGCGATAAGGATCTTTACCAGAAAGGTCATATTTCGTTGGCCGCCTTTCAATCGACACAGGCCAAAAAAGCTCAGTCGGACGCCTCGGTCCAGGCGGCTCAGGCGGCCCTCGACCAAGCCCAGTTGAACCTGAGCTACACCGATGTTTCAGCGCCTTTCGACGGTCTGCTGGGCAAGACCACCTACAGCGTGGGCGAAATGGTCGGCCCGTCGTCACAGCCGCTTGCAACGCTGATCCGCGTCGCGCCGGTCTATGTGAACTTCGCCGTCAGCGAGGCGCAATATTTGAATGCCCTGAAAACCCACGGCATCAGTCCTGACGATATCAAGCCGGAGAATTCGCCCAACCTGAGCCTGATCCTGCCCAACGGCGATGCCTTTGGCGAGAGTGGAAAAGTCGTCTTCATCGACAACAAGGTAGATCCGAAGACCGGAACCATCTCTTTCCGAGGCCTGTTCGACAACAAGGACTGGACACTGCTCGATGGTACATTCGTGAATGTCGTCATCGAAGCTCAGGATGAAAAAAAGGTGCTCGTCGTGCCGCAGGCGGCAGTCCAGCGCGACCAGCGCGGCAGCTTCGTGCTGGTGGTCAACGCGCAGAATACGGTCGAACAGAGATACGTCGAACTGGGTGCACAGGTCGACGCCGACTTCGTCGTCAAGAAGGGTTTGCAGAGCGGCGAGAAGGTCATTGTCCAGGGATTGCAGAAAGTGCGGCCCGGCGTGCCTGTTAACGCGTCCCTTGCTTCGAAGCCGGCGGAGTAG